A genomic window from Osmia bicornis bicornis chromosome 6, iOsmBic2.1, whole genome shotgun sequence includes:
- the LOC123987887 gene encoding uncharacterized protein LOC123987887, producing the protein MEWTEEIVLQLIENYRKHKILWDPQHPKYYHKIKKSDAWDKIAQELSIIRDECKKKMNALLSALRREKAKIKKSHGTGKGRSDVYESSWFAFNSLLFLWDKNKVCDTRSTIEKESDECSDVDNDTIDNLDAIDASQEDDEAVRTPLPADSINNQALVTPLIQRCATRKRKCAVDQSWMQLLQYC; encoded by the exons ATGGAGTGGACCGAAGAGATTGTGCTGCAATTAATCGAAAATTATCGAAAACATAAAATATTGTGGGATCCTCAGCATCCCAAGTATtatcataaaattaaaaaaagtgATGCGTGGGATAAAATAGCACAAGAGCTAAGCATCATAAGAGATGAGtgcaagaaaaaaatgaatgcaTTGCTATCAGCACTCAGGCGCGAAAAAGCAAAAATCAAAAAAAGCCACGGCACAGGAAAAG gGCGTTCGGATGTGTACGAGAGTAGTTGGTTTGCTTTCAACAGTTTACTGTTTCTCTGGGACAAAAACAAAGTTTGTGATACACGCAGTACT ATTGAAAAAGAATCAGACGAATGCAGTGATGTAGACAATGACACTATCGATAACCTAGATGCAATAGACGCCAGTCAGGAAGATGACGAGGCTGTGAGGACTCCGCTGCCTGCCGATAGTATTAATAACCAAGCGCTTGTTACACCTCTGATACAACGGTGTGCAACCCGAAAAAGAAAGTGTGCAGTTGACCAAAGTTGGATGCAGCTTTTGCAATACTGTTAA